One stretch of Wolbachia endosymbiont of Armadillidium arcangelii DNA includes these proteins:
- the gyrA gene encoding DNA topoisomerase (ATP-hydrolyzing) subunit A gives MQDNIVPVSIVKELEDSYLSYAMSVIISRAIPDVRDGFKPVHRRILYAMSRAGFDAGKPYKKAARIVGDVMGKYHPHGDAAIYDSLVRMAQDFSLLLPLIDGQGNFGSIDGDPPASMRYTEARLQKVSHFLLNDIDEDTVDFRANYDGNETEPVVLPAEFPNLLVNGANGIAVGMATNIPSHNLGEIVDACMLYIDNPEVTLDELLEVIPGPDFPTGGTILGRSGIRSAFAKGRGSIVVQGKTHIENLPQDRQAIVIDEIPYQVNKVRLIEKIGELVKEKRIEGITEIRDESDKSGIRVVIDLKKNTEADFILNQILGLTSLRSSFSVNTLVLNNNRPTLMSLKEIIAAFIDFRKEVLLRRTGFHLRKTRERAHIYIGLYIAVLSIDEVIKIIRGAKDPEEASRELLNKKWKTSAEINAIIELISDSTSFLKDGVYRLTELQTKAILDIKLQRLTGLEKDKLETELNSMINLIKEYIAFLGSEEKLMQEIKNNLQEIKNRFAVPRKTAIEESDMDIEAEDLILQEDMVVTVTMNGYIKRVKLSHYRTQHRGGKGKLGQGLKEEDIITKLFVGNTHTSLLFFSNTGRVYRLKVYKLPLAEPTARGRALVNIFPLSDGETITNIMPLPSENNENQNIVFATAHGNIRRNSLTDFHYIPSNGKIAIKLDEGDKLISVKVCSEIDHVLLSTTLGKSIRFVVNDVRQFKSRNSDGVRGIKLAKSDSVISMTILNGIGIATETKELYLRVPLAKRLEAATNNSIDSKLEKTLNDLGIDNELFLKLAVNEEFILTITENGFGKRTSAYEYRITNRGGSGVVNISTTSKKGNVVASFPVELDDNIMLITDKGKLIRISVNEIRIAGRSTQGVTLFKTESREKVVSVAKIEDPDSTKDSISEVENSISS, from the coding sequence ATGCAAGACAATATAGTACCAGTTTCGATAGTAAAAGAGCTAGAAGATTCTTATCTCTCCTATGCAATGAGTGTAATCATAAGCCGAGCTATACCTGATGTGCGAGATGGATTTAAACCTGTACATAGGCGTATATTATATGCAATGTCGAGAGCTGGATTCGATGCCGGTAAGCCATATAAAAAGGCAGCTCGTATAGTTGGGGACGTAATGGGAAAATATCACCCACATGGTGATGCAGCTATTTATGATTCCTTGGTCAGGATGGCTCAAGATTTTTCTCTTCTTTTACCGCTCATTGATGGGCAAGGTAACTTTGGTTCGATAGATGGAGATCCGCCAGCTTCAATGCGATACACAGAAGCAAGGCTTCAAAAAGTGTCGCACTTTTTACTGAATGATATTGATGAAGATACAGTTGATTTTAGGGCAAACTACGACGGAAATGAAACGGAGCCTGTCGTATTGCCGGCAGAATTTCCGAATCTATTGGTAAACGGTGCAAATGGTATTGCAGTTGGTATGGCAACCAATATTCCTTCTCATAATCTTGGCGAGATAGTTGATGCTTGCATGTTATATATAGATAACCCTGAAGTTACTCTAGATGAATTGCTTGAAGTAATACCAGGGCCTGATTTTCCAACAGGTGGAACGATTCTTGGCAGATCTGGAATAAGATCAGCGTTTGCTAAAGGCCGAGGTTCGATTGTCGTGCAGGGTAAAACCCATATAGAAAATCTGCCACAAGATAGGCAAGCGATAGTTATTGATGAGATACCCTACCAAGTAAATAAAGTAAGATTAATTGAGAAAATAGGTGAGCTCGTAAAAGAAAAAAGAATTGAGGGCATAACAGAAATTAGGGATGAGTCTGATAAGTCTGGTATCAGGGTAGTAATTGATCTCAAAAAAAACACTGAAGCAGATTTTATATTAAATCAAATACTAGGACTTACTTCTCTGAGAAGTAGCTTTAGCGTTAATACTTTAGTTCTGAACAACAACAGACCTACTTTGATGTCATTGAAAGAAATCATAGCTGCTTTTATTGATTTTAGAAAAGAAGTACTACTCAGGAGAACAGGGTTTCATCTAAGAAAAACGAGAGAAAGAGCTCATATATACATAGGGCTCTATATTGCGGTCCTCAGCATAGATGAAGTGATAAAAATCATCCGTGGTGCAAAAGATCCTGAAGAAGCAAGCAGAGAGCTTTTAAACAAGAAATGGAAAACCTCAGCTGAAATAAACGCAATTATTGAGCTAATCTCAGATAGCACGAGCTTTTTGAAAGACGGAGTGTATAGATTAACTGAACTACAAACGAAAGCTATTCTTGACATAAAATTGCAACGTTTAACAGGCCTTGAAAAAGACAAATTAGAAACTGAGCTAAATTCAATGATCAACTTGATAAAAGAATATATTGCTTTTCTTGGCTCAGAAGAGAAATTAATGCAAGAAATAAAAAACAATTTACAAGAAATAAAGAATAGATTTGCCGTACCACGAAAAACTGCAATAGAAGAATCAGATATGGACATTGAAGCTGAAGATCTAATTCTACAAGAGGATATGGTAGTGACCGTAACTATGAATGGTTACATCAAACGTGTTAAGCTCTCTCACTATAGAACCCAGCATCGTGGTGGAAAAGGAAAGCTAGGACAAGGATTAAAAGAGGAGGACATAATCACAAAATTATTTGTTGGAAATACTCATACTAGTCTTTTATTCTTTTCTAATACCGGTCGAGTTTACAGATTAAAGGTTTATAAACTGCCTCTTGCAGAGCCAACTGCACGTGGAAGAGCGCTTGTTAATATATTTCCGCTTAGCGATGGTGAAACAATAACTAATATAATGCCATTACCAAGTGAAAATAACGAAAATCAAAACATAGTTTTTGCTACTGCTCATGGAAACATAAGGCGTAACTCCTTAACAGACTTTCACTACATTCCAAGCAATGGAAAAATAGCAATAAAGCTCGACGAAGGGGACAAATTAATATCAGTTAAAGTATGTAGCGAAATTGATCATGTTTTACTTTCAACAACACTTGGAAAAAGCATCAGATTTGTTGTAAACGATGTGCGTCAATTTAAGAGTCGCAATTCAGATGGCGTAAGAGGTATCAAACTTGCAAAAAGTGACAGTGTGATATCCATGACCATACTAAATGGCATAGGTATTGCAACAGAAACAAAAGAACTTTACTTAAGAGTTCCGCTTGCAAAAAGACTGGAAGCTGCAACCAACAATTCAATTGATTCTAAATTAGAAAAAACTTTGAATGATTTAGGAATAGATAATGAATTATTCTTAAAACTCGCAGTGAATGAGGAGTTCATATTAACTATTACTGAAAATGGCTTCGGTAAAAGAACTTCTGCATATGAGTATAGGATAACCAATAGGGGCGGTTCTGGTGTTGTCAATATTTCTACTACTAGCAAAAAAGGTAATGTTGTTGCTAGTTTTCCAGTTGAGCTGGATGACAATATAATGCTTATTACAGACAAAGGGAAGTTAATTCGCATTTCAGTCAACGAAATTAGAATTGCAGGACGTAGTACTCAGGGAGTCACTCTCTTTAAAACAGAAAGTAGAGAGAAGGTGGTGTCAGTGGCAAAAATTGAAGATCCTGATTCCACTAAAGATAGTATTTCTGAAGTTGAAAATTCTATTTCTTCTTAA
- a CDS encoding tetratricopeptide repeat protein has translation MLRIVQRNKVYWLHAAANPTTLGPMLICMLICVVILWRSSVTYASENLEIQKALDNVVKNIKADKKYKDLDVIERKSDKFNIKISQNSGKNFDIYSILKKAKDSFELGDNETAISLLNQIIAKFPYHKSALIGLGNIYYTNKEYKKAVEIYTKLLKEYSSTPYILKNFLTIISQYDPDLALSEMLKLYDIHKNYAPLSANLGLIYMKKEDYIKAREYMTEAISLDQNNIFYTYNLAVILDKLSDFKNAAAFYLKLLNMSKNASERIPLHKVAARLKFIKLHSAHSAIS, from the coding sequence GTGTTGCGTATAGTTCAAAGAAATAAGGTTTACTGGTTACACGCTGCAGCCAATCCCACAACACTAGGACCTATGTTGATCTGCATGTTAATTTGCGTTGTAATTTTATGGAGGTCTTCTGTTACCTATGCTAGTGAAAATTTGGAAATACAAAAGGCCCTCGATAATGTTGTCAAGAATATAAAAGCTGATAAAAAATATAAAGATCTTGATGTTATTGAGAGAAAAAGTGACAAATTTAATATCAAAATTTCGCAGAATTCTGGCAAGAATTTTGACATATACTCTATTTTAAAAAAAGCAAAAGATTCCTTTGAGTTGGGAGATAATGAGACAGCTATTTCTCTCCTTAATCAGATTATCGCAAAATTTCCTTATCATAAAAGTGCTTTAATTGGACTAGGGAATATTTATTACACTAATAAAGAATACAAAAAAGCTGTAGAGATTTACACAAAACTGTTAAAAGAATACTCTAGTACCCCTTATATATTAAAAAATTTTCTGACGATAATCTCACAATATGATCCTGATTTGGCATTGAGTGAAATGTTGAAATTATATGATATACACAAGAATTACGCTCCTTTATCAGCAAATTTAGGTCTGATCTATATGAAAAAAGAGGATTATATAAAAGCTAGAGAATATATGACAGAAGCAATTTCTCTCGATCAAAACAATATTTTTTATACCTATAATTTAGCTGTTATTCTAGATAAACTCTCAGATTTTAAAAATGCTGCAGCATTTTATTTAAAGTTGTTGAACATGTCAAAAAATGCAAGTGAGAGAATACCTTTACACAAGGTAGCAGCAAGACTGAAATTTATAAAACTCCACAGTGCGCACTCAGCGATTTCATAA
- a CDS encoding DUF1284 domain-containing protein, translating into MIRFRPHHFMCTLAFQGYGYSQGFVENYKKIASEMVSDSNTQIKVVGNLDSICSACPNQTKQGKCTTQAKVLELDRRHMEILGIKIGETLTWSEAVEKIREKMSLKKFDYACEGCNWQPYGICKNALLNCHAYKGS; encoded by the coding sequence GTGATAAGGTTTCGTCCTCATCATTTCATGTGCACTCTTGCATTTCAGGGATATGGGTATTCTCAGGGTTTTGTAGAAAATTATAAAAAGATAGCAAGTGAAATGGTTAGTGATTCCAACACTCAAATCAAAGTGGTCGGCAATCTTGATAGTATTTGTAGTGCTTGCCCAAACCAGACTAAACAAGGTAAATGCACCACACAAGCTAAAGTTTTAGAGCTAGATAGAAGGCATATGGAAATTTTAGGAATAAAAATTGGCGAGACTTTGACCTGGAGTGAAGCGGTAGAAAAGATTAGAGAGAAAATGTCTTTAAAGAAATTTGACTACGCATGTGAGGGGTGCAACTGGCAGCCATATGGAATATGTAAGAATGCTCTTTTAAATTGTCATGCTTACAAAGGTAGTTGA
- a CDS encoding biotin transporter BioY, producing MFITQSSSRSTLAEILSCVLLLFLTAQISIPLQPVPITLQTLGVMLIGLKFNRRTAFYSVLTYMLLGAAGLPVLASFSGGYHIFLGPIGGYLIGFLAAVMVMSRVNELLNSKCESLVRNSLSCLAGTVVIFVCGVSWLAIYVGLEQAIMVGVLPFILPGLVKIFLLVAALQYLKK from the coding sequence ATGTTTATAACACAATCTAGCAGTAGGTCAACGCTGGCTGAAATATTGTCTTGCGTTTTACTTTTGTTCTTGACGGCTCAAATAAGCATACCATTGCAGCCTGTACCTATCACATTGCAAACTTTAGGAGTGATGCTTATTGGGCTTAAATTTAATCGCAGAACAGCGTTTTATTCCGTACTTACGTATATGTTACTTGGTGCAGCAGGGTTGCCTGTCCTTGCAAGTTTTTCTGGTGGGTATCACATTTTTCTCGGGCCAATAGGTGGGTATTTAATTGGCTTTTTAGCTGCAGTGATGGTGATGAGTAGAGTAAATGAACTTTTAAACTCTAAATGTGAATCACTTGTACGTAATTCTTTAAGTTGCCTAGCTGGTACAGTTGTAATCTTTGTTTGTGGTGTTAGTTGGCTTGCTATTTACGTAGGTCTGGAACAAGCAATAATGGTAGGCGTTTTACCATTTATCCTTCCTGGTTTGGTAAAAATTTTTCTACTTGTAGCGGCTTTGCAGTATTTGAAAAAGTGA
- a CDS encoding nitroreductase family protein has translation MNYLCTIKLKMISKPQDLLSLMKTRHSGRSYDHTRAISQKEMDILIEAVRLTPSCFGDEPWRYMICNKQSNQNAWKKLLNCLDESNQKWAKDAQILIISLSARNFRKSDKGENFWANHDTGAANYGLMLQAAAMNLMAHQMGGFDRDKIVKEFDISGDFNVMSVIAVGYEEEGAEIKEKKRKPIEEIFFYDEWPAS, from the coding sequence ATGAATTATTTATGCACTATAAAATTAAAAATGATAAGTAAACCACAAGATCTATTATCGTTGATGAAAACAAGACACAGCGGACGTTCATACGATCATACAAGAGCAATATCTCAGAAAGAAATGGATATTTTAATAGAAGCTGTAAGGCTAACACCCTCGTGTTTTGGTGATGAACCTTGGAGATATATGATATGCAATAAACAGAGCAATCAAAACGCATGGAAAAAATTGCTCAATTGCCTTGATGAATCTAATCAAAAGTGGGCAAAAGATGCACAAATACTAATTATATCTCTAAGCGCTAGGAATTTCCGTAAATCTGATAAAGGTGAAAATTTTTGGGCTAATCACGATACTGGCGCAGCGAATTATGGACTTATGCTACAAGCTGCAGCTATGAACTTAATGGCCCACCAAATGGGCGGTTTTGATAGAGATAAAATAGTGAAAGAGTTCGATATATCCGGTGATTTTAATGTAATGTCAGTAATAGCAGTTGGTTACGAAGAAGAGGGTGCTGAAATCAAAGAAAAAAAAAGAAAGCCAATAGAAGAAATATTTTTTTATGACGAATGGCCAGCGAGCTGA
- the recA gene encoding recombinase RecA, which translates to MANNPEERNNDKQKALDNAISQIEKAFGKGAIMKLKQNPVEKIDTISTGSIALDSALGVGGLPKGRIIEIFGPESSGKTTLALHVIAEAQKKGGLCAFIDAEHALDVIYARKLGVNTDDLVISQPDTGEQALHIVEYLVCSGAVDVIVIDSVAALTPRAEIEGDMGDQHMGLQARLLSHGLRKLTSAVSKANCILIFINQIRMKIGVVYGNPETTTGGNALKFYTSIRLDIRKVGAIKDKENITGNETRVKVVKNKVAPPFREAKFDIMYNEGISKLGEIIDIGAKLGVLEKAGAYYSYNNTRLGQGRENVKNYLKANKEIAYEIETKIRDLFKNHDDSIAIEEEHEQLLEESVF; encoded by the coding sequence ATGGCAAACAACCCAGAAGAAAGAAATAATGATAAGCAAAAAGCACTAGATAATGCAATAAGTCAAATTGAAAAAGCATTCGGTAAAGGTGCAATAATGAAGCTGAAGCAAAACCCTGTAGAAAAAATAGACACGATATCCACAGGGTCGATTGCACTTGATTCAGCTCTGGGTGTTGGGGGACTGCCAAAAGGACGTATAATTGAGATATTTGGCCCTGAGAGTTCTGGTAAAACCACCCTTGCTTTACATGTAATTGCTGAAGCACAGAAAAAAGGAGGATTATGTGCATTTATTGATGCGGAGCATGCGTTGGATGTTATATATGCTCGTAAACTTGGGGTGAATACCGATGATTTAGTGATTTCACAACCAGACACTGGAGAACAAGCGTTGCATATTGTTGAGTATTTAGTATGTTCTGGTGCAGTTGATGTAATAGTTATTGACTCTGTTGCAGCATTAACTCCAAGAGCTGAAATTGAAGGGGATATGGGCGATCAGCACATGGGATTGCAAGCAAGACTTCTAAGTCATGGGCTCAGGAAGCTAACCTCTGCAGTTTCAAAAGCAAACTGTATATTGATATTTATTAACCAAATTCGTATGAAAATAGGAGTAGTATATGGAAACCCTGAAACTACCACCGGTGGAAATGCGTTAAAATTCTATACTTCTATAAGACTTGATATAAGGAAAGTTGGTGCAATAAAGGATAAAGAGAATATCACGGGTAATGAAACGAGAGTTAAAGTTGTAAAAAATAAAGTTGCTCCTCCATTTAGAGAAGCAAAATTTGATATAATGTACAATGAAGGCATATCAAAACTTGGAGAAATAATAGATATAGGAGCAAAACTTGGTGTGCTTGAAAAGGCAGGTGCTTATTATTCATATAACAATACGCGTCTTGGGCAAGGAAGGGAAAATGTAAAAAATTACCTTAAGGCAAACAAAGAAATTGCATATGAAATAGAAACAAAAATCAGGGATTTATTTAAAAATCACGATGATTCTATCGCAATAGAAGAGGAACACGAACAACTTCTAGAAGAATCAGTATTCTAA
- the truA gene encoding tRNA pseudouridine(38-40) synthase TruA: protein MRYKITIEYNGSGFSGWQKQQHPANSIQETIENAIFNFSGEKVTLNCGGRTDAGVHALGQVAHFDMERQFELYRIRNGINYHLKAIPIVVLGAEVADDAFHARFSAKKRYYEYRIINRYAPAALEIGYVWQVFNPLDVNIMREAARHLLGKHNLSSFRSKDCQATNPVRTIDDIDIVQNGSHIHIKISAISFLHNQVRIIVGTLVEFGKNRTNPQEMLNILSQCKRNAAGITAPPCGLYLVKIDY from the coding sequence GTGCGATACAAAATAACGATAGAATACAATGGTAGTGGTTTCTCTGGTTGGCAGAAGCAACAACACCCTGCTAACTCAATTCAGGAGACCATAGAAAACGCTATATTTAATTTTAGCGGTGAGAAAGTCACTTTGAATTGTGGTGGCAGAACTGACGCAGGGGTTCATGCTTTAGGGCAAGTTGCTCATTTTGATATGGAAAGGCAATTTGAGCTTTACAGAATAAGAAATGGAATAAACTATCACTTAAAAGCGATTCCTATAGTTGTGCTTGGTGCAGAAGTTGCAGATGATGCATTTCATGCACGCTTCTCAGCAAAAAAAAGATATTATGAATATAGAATAATTAATCGCTACGCTCCTGCAGCTCTGGAAATCGGTTATGTGTGGCAAGTATTTAACCCACTTGACGTAAACATCATGCGTGAAGCTGCTAGACACCTGCTTGGAAAACATAATCTTTCAAGCTTCCGCTCAAAAGATTGTCAAGCTACAAATCCGGTCAGAACAATCGACGATATTGATATAGTACAAAATGGAAGTCATATACACATCAAAATATCTGCTATTTCCTTTTTACATAACCAAGTGAGGATCATTGTTGGCACTTTAGTTGAATTTGGAAAAAACAGAACTAATCCACAAGAAATGCTAAATATATTAAGTCAATGTAAAAGAAACGCTGCTGGAATCACTGCACCACCTTGCGGCTTATACTTAGTAAAGATAGATTACTAG
- the dnaN gene encoding DNA polymerase III subunit beta, translating into MSEIADVGIKEQSTVCEQMRFSVSRASLLSTLSKVSGVVERRNAIDVLACINIKAQYGSIKLKATDLDISVFASLAADISTEGEVKISAHTLYDIVKKLPTDLDVNFEMNNQGKLLISCGNANFSLPNVVSNNFPVLEEDGHRYNFTLLSADLVDLLTKTRFAVSLDDTRYNLNGIYIHTDEQFLYCVATDGHRLSRMKSHKPKDINGKFGVIIPRKTIMELLKVLGDCNEVNVKLSDRKIKFTCGEYILISKLIDGTFPDYKAVIPTSQDKQMIVESSKLASVIDRVSVVVSDKIKSIKFSLQKNLLTLHSNSQECSDATESIEVDYDGALVEVGFNSRYLLDVLSCIKNKCKFSLSDGNSATIITDEDDSSALYIVMPMRT; encoded by the coding sequence ATGTCAGAAATTGCAGATGTAGGAATCAAAGAACAAAGTACTGTGTGTGAACAAATGCGTTTTAGTGTAAGTCGTGCAAGTCTTTTAAGCACGTTATCGAAAGTAAGTGGAGTGGTTGAAAGGCGCAACGCGATAGATGTTTTGGCATGTATAAATATCAAAGCACAGTATGGCAGCATAAAACTGAAGGCTACTGATCTTGATATTTCAGTATTTGCCTCACTTGCTGCAGATATATCAACGGAAGGAGAAGTGAAAATCTCAGCACATACTTTATATGACATAGTGAAGAAGTTGCCAACTGATTTGGATGTCAATTTCGAAATGAATAACCAAGGAAAATTATTGATATCCTGTGGAAATGCAAATTTTTCTTTACCGAATGTAGTTTCAAATAACTTTCCTGTCCTTGAAGAAGATGGTCATCGATACAATTTCACTCTACTAAGTGCAGATTTGGTAGACTTATTGACTAAAACAAGGTTTGCTGTGTCGCTAGATGATACAAGGTATAATTTAAATGGGATATATATACATACAGATGAGCAATTTCTGTACTGCGTTGCAACTGATGGCCACCGTTTATCACGTATGAAGAGCCATAAGCCTAAAGATATCAACGGCAAATTTGGTGTGATCATTCCACGTAAAACTATCATGGAACTGTTGAAAGTATTGGGTGATTGTAATGAGGTTAATGTAAAACTTTCAGATAGAAAAATCAAATTTACATGTGGTGAGTATATTCTAATATCAAAACTGATAGATGGGACTTTTCCAGATTATAAAGCCGTTATCCCAACGTCTCAAGATAAACAAATGATTGTTGAGAGTAGTAAGCTTGCTAGTGTTATAGATCGAGTTTCTGTTGTTGTGTCCGATAAAATAAAATCCATTAAATTTTCATTGCAAAAGAATTTATTAACTCTACATTCAAACTCCCAAGAGTGTAGTGATGCAACTGAGTCTATAGAGGTGGATTACGATGGAGCTCTTGTGGAAGTAGGATTTAATTCTCGTTATTTGCTTGATGTTTTATCCTGTATAAAAAATAAGTGTAAATTTAGCTTGTCAGATGGTAATAGTGCTACAATTATCACTGATGAAGATGATTCAAGTGCACTATATATAGTGATGCCAATGAGGACTTAA
- a CDS encoding invasion associated locus B family protein, giving the protein MRSLFVFLIFFSIGTFASVSNVQLNEKYKDWFVYTALEDGEKVCYIVSYPKKKSEHYTADRKPYVMISYVDKKADEVSVTSGFQYNKEPVILNIDKKAKYQLPIIQGSLAWSDNTKTDQDLILKMKQGLSMIVNGKVKTANVDDTYSLLGFQKAYQKMHDLCHTK; this is encoded by the coding sequence ATGCGTAGTCTTTTCGTATTTCTAATATTTTTTTCAATAGGCACCTTTGCATCGGTTAGTAACGTACAACTGAACGAAAAATATAAAGATTGGTTTGTGTATACTGCATTGGAAGATGGTGAAAAAGTGTGTTACATTGTATCCTACCCTAAGAAAAAAAGTGAACATTATACAGCCGATCGCAAACCGTATGTAATGATCAGTTACGTTGATAAAAAAGCAGATGAGGTAAGCGTCACTTCTGGTTTTCAATATAATAAGGAGCCTGTAATTCTCAATATTGATAAAAAAGCTAAATATCAATTGCCGATAATACAGGGAAGTCTTGCGTGGTCAGATAATACAAAAACGGACCAAGATTTGATTCTAAAAATGAAGCAGGGATTATCAATGATAGTTAATGGAAAAGTAAAAACAGCAAATGTTGATGATACTTATTCCTTGCTTGGGTTTCAAAAAGCGTACCAAAAAATGCATGATTTATGCCATACAAAGTAA
- the rpoH gene encoding RNA polymerase sigma factor RpoH, which translates to MLTPVANLYVNSSTNLMQYIAEVRKFPMLSQEEEVRLAKNWQEHKDISSAHKLITSHLNLVVKIAMKFKNYGLLLMDLFMEGNMGLMHAVKKFNPDLGFRFSTYAVWWIEASIKDFILKSWSLVKIGTTQAQRRLFFSLRKMKKRILQYTNRETLSNEEIKAISSELSVSEEDVVQMNYRLACKDQSLNNCIKIGDDSKKELQDMIPCNLVSQEVAYQNHEEKALKETILSNALTTLNERSRDIFISRYLSESNQTLDELSKKYCVSRERIRQLAEQAMSKVKQHIKSESLKLGLHA; encoded by the coding sequence ATGTTGACCCCAGTAGCGAATTTATATGTTAATAGTAGCACTAATCTTATGCAATATATTGCTGAAGTGCGAAAATTTCCTATGCTTTCCCAAGAAGAGGAAGTGCGATTAGCAAAAAATTGGCAAGAACATAAGGATATTTCTTCTGCTCACAAGTTGATTACCAGCCATTTGAATTTAGTAGTAAAAATTGCAATGAAATTTAAGAACTACGGGCTATTGTTGATGGACTTGTTCATGGAAGGAAATATGGGTTTAATGCATGCAGTGAAAAAGTTTAATCCTGACTTGGGATTTCGTTTTTCAACTTATGCAGTATGGTGGATTGAAGCTTCAATAAAAGACTTTATATTGAAATCTTGGTCACTTGTGAAAATAGGTACAACGCAAGCGCAAAGGAGATTATTTTTTAGTTTACGTAAAATGAAAAAAAGAATTTTACAATACACAAACAGAGAAACTTTGAGTAACGAAGAAATAAAAGCAATATCAAGTGAGCTTTCTGTATCTGAAGAAGATGTTGTACAAATGAACTATCGTTTGGCTTGTAAGGATCAGTCGTTAAATAATTGTATAAAAATAGGTGACGACTCTAAAAAGGAGTTACAAGATATGATTCCGTGTAATTTAGTCAGTCAAGAAGTAGCTTACCAGAATCATGAAGAAAAGGCATTAAAAGAAACAATTTTAAGCAATGCATTGACAACTCTTAACGAAAGATCAAGAGACATTTTTATTAGCAGATATTTGTCTGAGAGTAATCAAACTTTGGACGAGCTTAGCAAAAAATATTGTGTTTCAAGAGAAAGAATAAGACAGTTGGCTGAGCAAGCGATGAGTAAGGTAAAACAACATATAAAATCAGAGAGTTTGAAACTTGGTTTACATGCGTAG
- a CDS encoding P44/Msp2 family outer membrane protein gives MHYKKFFSAAALVTLLSLSNSAFSSDPIGPISDEETSYYVRLQYNGEISPFKTKIDGIEYKKDNNDAQDPLKASFMAGSGAFGYKMDDIRVDVEGLYSQLNKNDVIGAEFTPAIVADNVTAFSGLVNVYYDVAIEDMPITPYVGVGVGAAYVSNPLATKVAGDKDSGFGFAYQAKAGVSYDVTPEIKLYAGARYFGSYGANFDGTKQDPDDPEKKVTDKGAHKVFYSTIGAEAGVVFNF, from the coding sequence ATGCATTATAAAAAGTTTTTTTCAGCAGCTGCTTTAGTGACGTTGCTAAGCCTATCAAACTCTGCTTTTTCATCAGATCCTATTGGTCCAATAAGTGATGAAGAAACCAGCTACTACGTTCGTTTGCAATATAATGGTGAAATTTCACCTTTCAAGACAAAAATTGATGGTATTGAGTATAAAAAAGATAATAACGACGCTCAAGATCCTTTAAAAGCATCTTTTATGGCTGGTAGTGGTGCATTTGGTTATAAAATGGATGACATCAGAGTTGATGTTGAGGGACTTTACTCACAACTAAACAAAAACGACGTTATTGGTGCAGAATTTACTCCAGCAATTGTTGCAGACAATGTGACAGCTTTTTCAGGATTAGTTAATGTTTATTATGATGTAGCAATCGAAGATATGCCTATCACTCCATACGTTGGTGTTGGTGTTGGTGCAGCATATGTAAGCAATCCTTTAGCAACAAAAGTTGCTGGTGATAAAGACTCTGGATTTGGTTTTGCTTATCAAGCGAAAGCTGGTGTCAGTTATGACGTAACTCCAGAAATCAAACTTTACGCTGGCGCTCGCTATTTTGGTTCTTATGGCGCTAACTTTGATGGAACAAAACAAGATCCTGATGATCCAGAGAAAAAGGTTACTGATAAAGGCGCACACAAAGTTTTTTACAGTACTATTGGTGCAGAAGCTGGAGTAGTGTTTAATTTTTAG
- a CDS encoding YbaB/EbfC family nucleoid-associated protein: MKQAQEMQKRLAEAQEKYIGKEFQGISGGGKVSVLVEVIKIGSYKAKKVNIDLELMRNEEKDIVEDLVTAAFNDAIKKAEEDMANATSDLAGVMGLPPGFKLPF, encoded by the coding sequence ATGAAGCAAGCGCAGGAAATGCAAAAGAGGCTTGCGGAAGCTCAAGAAAAATATATTGGAAAAGAGTTTCAAGGTATTTCTGGTGGTGGTAAAGTTTCTGTATTAGTGGAAGTTATAAAAATAGGTAGCTATAAAGCTAAAAAGGTAAACATAGACTTAGAGCTTATGAGAAATGAAGAAAAAGATATAGTAGAAGATTTAGTGACAGCAGCGTTTAATGATGCTATTAAAAAAGCAGAAGAGGATATGGCAAATGCAACTTCTGATCTTGCAGGTGTGATGGGTTTACCACCTGGATTTAAACTTCCTTTTTAA